Genomic DNA from uncultured Desulfuromusa sp.:
AGGGTGTTAAATGACGCGATACCGAGAAAACCGAGAAAAAAGATAATTTTCCAGTCCGTAATGATATTGGGCCAATCTTTTCGGACCTGTTTCCAGGTAAAGGGAAGTAAAATAGCAAGAGCAATGACCCAGCGCCAGAAAGCCAGGGTCACGGGTGGGATCAGCTCTGCGACTCCACGGGCCAGAACTGAATTACCGGCCCATAATAATGGCGGTAATATCAGCAAGAGGGAGATAAAAGAAAATTTACGCTTCATTTAATATTTTTCCTGATTCTGGGTAAACCGCGAGAATAGCACAGGAACAGCCGTTTCGACGCGTAAAATTCTTTTTCCAAGGCTGATGGGAAGAAAGTTACAATGTTGTAGTTTTTCTAGCTCATAAGGGATGAATCCCCCTTCCGGCCCTATTGCCAGCGTTGATTTTTGAACGAGGGTGCCGGGACAGGGCGATTCAGCTCCAGGATGGGCAACATAGGCCACTGTTCCTTTACTTATGCCCGGTAGTTCATCTTCGACGAAAGGCTTGAAGCGAGGACAAAGGTGAACGTCTGGAAGAATTGTGTCGCGAGCCTGTTCCAAGCCCAATAACAGTTGTTCTTTTAGATTTTTCGGCTGCAGCAGTGGGCTGCTCCAGAAACTTTTATCAACCCGGTAGGTGTTGAACAGATAAATCTGTTTCACGCCAAGGGAGGTGACGCTCTGTAAGATTCGCTTCAACATCTTTGGTCGTGGTAACGCCAGGAGGAGCGTGATGGCAAGCGGCTCAGGTGGCTCCTGGTTCAGTTGAACATCCATGTCCAGCCATTCCGTATTCAGGCTTGAAATTTCCCCGGTTCCTGACAACCCATTAATCTCTCCAACACGCAGCTTATCGCCAATGGCGGCGCGCTGAATGTTGACGATATGTTGCAGTCGGCGTCCAGACAATCGAACCCGGGTTTGGCTTATAAAATCATCTTTGTGGAGCAGGATTAAATTCATAATGGGAAACGTAAGATAATGACAGATGCCGTCGCACTGAGAAGTCCGATAAGAAGGCTCCATAATCCATTGCGGATTAGCTTATATTTGCGGGTCAGGCGGTATTTCCCCAAGTAATAAATTTCATGAAAATAGGCATCATAGAGTTTCTCTCTATCGGTGATGGTTTCTAAAAACTGGTTTTTGAACTCACTTTCAGACAGATCACTGAAGGAGCGGAAATAAAACAGGTTGGTGTGATCGGTGACATGGAACGGTGGAATTATCGCCAACATCGAGAAAATCACTGCCAGGATACCAGAACTGGCTAACAGCAGTATGGTGATCAGTTCCAGTTTGTCATATTGAGTCAAGGTGATGGTGATGACCAGGGAAGAGACGGTCATGATCATTGATGATTTGGCATCAGCCATTTTATTCAGATCCATGTGTTTGTTTAAATTGGCCCGCAGTGCATTGCTTGCCAACAGGCGCGGGATCAAAGGTTCTTCCGGAATCGGGATGTTTGTCATCGAACGCTCTCCTCATCATTAGTTAATCGGGTAATATTATCAGATCTTTTCGGTGCAGGGCAGCGGAATCCATGATCTGTGCTAAACTTTCTTTTTCGACCCTGATCAAAATCAGATTTTTTGGTTTCTTTGACCTTTGCTGATGGGAGCGACTGATGCTGACATGTCAAATGATTGATGAAGCGGCAGTAGTTTTGAGAGGAGTTGTTCGACCGACAGAAATTATCCATTCACCCTTCTATTCAAAAATGCTGGGGGCACCTCTTTACTTCAAATGTGAAAATCATCAACATACCGGATCGTTCAAAATTCGCGGTGCTTATCATTTTCTTTCCAAGCGACCAGCGGAACAGTTGGCAAATGGGGTCGTCACTGCTTCAGTAGGAAACCACGGAAAAGGGGTTGCCAGTGCGGCTTCCCTTCTGAACTGCTCATGTCGGGTGATTATGCCCGAAGGAGTTCCTTTATCTAAAGAGTTAGCTCCGTTGCAATATGGTGCCGCAGTCGAACTGTATGGACAAACACATGAAGAGGCCGATAGTTATGCCCGGCAATTGGCGGCAAAAGATAACTTGCTTTATATCCCTGCGTTTGATCATGAATTGATTATGGCCGGACAGGGGACGATTGGTTTGGAAATTCTCCAGGAGTTGCCAACAATTGAATCTCTATTAGTGCCGATTGGAGGTGGCGGGTTGATTTCCGGGATCGCGACGGCAATCAAGGCTGTCAAACCGGGAGTCCGTATTATCGGCGTTGAAGCTGCCGGTGTTGCCAGCGCCAGTCTGGCAAGACGCAATGGGCACCCCAAAACCATCTCGACGCGCACCCATTCTTTTGCCGAGGAGGTGGCTGTCAAAAGAGTTGGGGAGCTGACTTTTACAATTATGGAACACTATGTTGATGACGTGATCACCGTTGATGAAGAATCCATTGCCAGGGCTATTGTCAGTTTGATGGAGAAAGGGAACCTGTTTGTCGAAGGAGCTGGTGCGGTTGGTCTGGCAGCATTGATTTATGGTTTCAGAAGCGTGCGTAAAGAGAGTACACTGTGTCTGCTATCCGGAGGGAATCTGGATATCCATAATATGGCGAGGGTGGTTGAGAAAGGCATGTTGGCCGAGGGGCGTTATCTGCGGTTACGTTTAGAGATGGCTGATATTCCCGGTGCTCTGGCGCACTTGACACACATCCTCAGTGAACTTCAGGCTAATATCTTTCAGGTGAACCATGATCGCCACAAGTCCTCCTTGCCACTGGGAGAGGCGGAAGTTCTGCTTGACCTGGAAACCCGTGGGGCAGAACATATCCAGGAAATATTGATGCGGTTGGAAGATGAAAGGTACCGTCCTGAGGTGATTTATTAGGGCGACTGCTATCCAGGAACGACCATTTTTTTTGCTATGCAGGAGTCATTCATGAAGAAAATAAAAATTGGGATTATTATCTGTGATCGTTACCGCAGATGTGCAGGAGGGAAATGTTTCAGGTCAGTGCGCAACAGAGAAGGGGCCTTCAGTCGCTATAAGGATATGGACGTTGACGTTGTCGGCTATACCTCCTGTGATGGTTGTCCCGGAGGAAATATTGAATACGCTGTTGAAGAAATGAAGGCAAACGGAGCGGAGGCTGTCCATCTGGCCACGGGGCTTATTGTCGGTTATCCGCCATGTCCGCACATCACTTATTTTCATGATTTTATAAAAACGAGATATGGCCTTGAAGTGGTTTATGGTACTCATCCCATCCCGCAAAAGTATCTCGATATCCACTCTCAACTGGAAACATGGAATGATCCCCGCTGGGAAGAGATTCTGCGACCGACGTTGGTTGATGAACAAATGCGCTCAGCTTATGATTAACCGGATCTGCGGATATTTGCCATCTTGAGTTGCAAGACAGTTTTGCAGCTGGGTAATCAACGTTGCCACATTGATTCCCAGGTAGATATCTGCGACCCCTTTCAGGTTTCCGGAACCTGACTCTGCCAGCGTTGCAGCTCCAGTCTCCTCCTGCATAAAATGCTTGAGGAGTGCTGCCGCAATTTGTACCAGACCTTGAACAAACTGACCTGTTTCCGATTCCCGCCCGGCACCCAGGCACAAATATTTTAGTCTCTCGTGTGCTTCCCACCAGAACCCATAATTAAAAAGATCAATGCTGTAGAGATAGTCGTCGCAATCTTGCCAGTTGTCTGTTGAAAAAGATTCAGCGGGCGACAGTTTTTCACCATAAGAGTGCCCATCTTTATCGAGAAAGGGATGAGCATTGGTGAACGGGAGGTGGCGATATGCCGGCAAAGGTCTGTCGGTGTATCGGGTGATGTCCGGTTCGATAAAATGTGATTCCATATCCAGGTCCAGCGGGAATAAAAGAGCCCCTTTTCTCTGGGGTATTAACTGGTGTTTCTTTCAATCCAACTGCCGGCTTTTTGCAGGTCGCGTCCGAAACCGCTGACGCATTCGCAACCAGAAATAAACAGGGTTGACAGTAAAAGCAGGATCATCAGTATGCGCATCATAATTTTCTCCTTGGCGACTCATAACCAGCACCCGAATATCATAACAGTGGAAAATCCCGATGTCGATTATTTCTTGTTTTTTACGCTTCCGTTGGGGTTATTCCTTTTTTATCAACTCAATTTGCCCTGAAGTCAGATCGGTGAGTTGGGTGTATAAATCAGAATAATTTTCTTCTGGTAACATGAGGAGTAAATTAATTTTTTCAGCAAATTGCTTCTCTTTTAACACAACCTCGAAGTTTGGGAGGAGACGTTCAATGTGACCTAAATACTGATAGTCAAAATGGAGAGACAATTCCACCCAATCGATTTTTTCAGTGACTTTAAGTTGCTCGAGGGCGGTCTTTACCGCAAGAGTATAGGCTTTGACCATGCCTCCTTTGCCGAGTTTTGTGCCACCGAAATACCGTGTGACAACGGCTGTTATGTCACCTAAGCCACTGTGCTGTATCGTTGTTAACATGGGTTTTCCTGCGACTCCATGTGGTTCCCCATCGTCACTGAGGCCAATGCGATCAGTGCTGCCGGGGGGGCCAATCAGGTACGCCCAGCAATTGTGCGTAGCATCGGGAAATTCCTGTTTGATGGCGGAGATAAAGGACAATGCCGCTTCGGGGGTATCCGTTGCTGCAATTGTGGTGATGAAGCGGCTGTGTTTGACTTCAATCTCACAGCGGAAACGTTCGGCAGGAATCGGGTAGCGGTTTTTTGGGGTCATTTGTTTCAGACCTTGCTGGTTTTCCTCTTTTTCAGTTTTTCTTCATGCCAGGAGCAGAAGAACAGGATAGTGACCCCGACACAAATGGCGCTGTCGGCAACATTGAACGCCGGCCAATGGTAGTTATACCAGTGGACATCAAGAAAATCGATGACTTCACCAAGGCGGATGCGGTCAATCAGATTGCCGAGTGCTCCACTGAAAATTAATCCTAAAGCCAGATGTTGCCAATGCTTTTCACTGGGAATTCTGCGGATAAACCAGAGAATTCCCAGCGCAGCAAGGACGGAGATGGTGATAAAAAAAGGTAGCCGGATAGAACTGTCAGAAAGAATACCGAAAGCTGCGCCCGGATTACGAACATAGGTCAGATGAAAAAAGTTACTGATAATTCGTTTTGATTGAGACAGTTCAAAGTTATGATCAATATAGATTTTACTCAGTTGATCGAGCAGCAGACTGCAGCTTGCAACGAGAGCAAAGATCCTGTATCTGTGCATATTAACCGGCGTCCAAAGCATCCGCACAGCGAGCACAGATCGTTGGATGTTCAGAGTTTTGACCAATGGTGGTGGCGTAATTCCAGCAACGGTCACACTTTTCTCCATCCGCAGGGAGAACCTGTAATTTCAATCCGGGAATATTTTCCGCGTCAACAGCCGCTGAAAGATTTTGACTTAACTCGACTTGTGAAACGATAAAGTAAGTTGGTAAAGATTCCAGATAGTCTGTCAACAGCTGCTGGTAACTTTCAGGAGCATCAAGTAAAATTTTCGCCTCCAGAGATTGTCCCAGCTGCTTGTCGGCCCGGGCCTTTTCCAGTTGTCTGGAAACTTCGATACGAACCTTATTCAGCTGTTCGTAACGTTCCTCCAGTTGCTCGTTGAGATAGTTGGAGTTTGCCTGTGGAAATTCTGCCAGATGAACACTTGCTTCACGTTGACCCGGCAGATCCAGCCAGATTTCCTCAGCTGTAAAGGTTAGAACCGGAGCCAGGATCCGGGTTAAAGCATCAACAATCTGAAACATGGTTGAGCGGGCGCTACGGTAGGCAATGCTTTGTTTTGGACTGGTGTAGATGCGATCTTTGAGGATATCCAGGTAAAAGGCACTCAGATCGATAGAGCAAAAATTATGCACCGCATGATAAATAACGTGGAACTCGTACTTGTCATAAGCACCGGCAACTTTTTGCAGCAGCCGATGGAGACGTGACATTGCCCAGCGATCCATTTCCAGAAGGTCTTTATCCGCAACCGTGTCGGTTTCCGGAGCAAAGCCATTGAGATTGCCGAGCAGGTAGCGGGCGGTGTTGCGGATTCGTCGGTAGGCATCGGATAAGCGCTGCAAGGTTTCCTGGCTCAGGCGAATATCGTCGCGATAGTCTGTTGCGGCAACCCACAGGCGCAGGATTTCCGCACCATATTTTTTGATAATTTCTTCTGGAGCGATGACGTTACCCATCGACTTCGACATTGGGCGGCCATCTTTATCGAGAACAAAACCGTGAGTTAAAACCGCTTTGTAAGGGGCTCGATCACGGGTGCCAACGGATTCCAGCAAGCTGGAATGGAACCAGCCTCGATGCTGATCAGAGCCTTCCAGGTACAGATCGACGGGACTGTGCAGATAATCGCGGTGCTCACAGACGGCAGCATGAGAAACCCCGGAATCAAACCAGACATCAAGGATATCCGATTCTTTGGTGAATTTATCATGTCCACAGGCAGGGCAGACTGTTCCCGGAGGCAGCAGTTCGGACGCTTCTTTTTCAAACCAGACATCGCTGCCGGTTGCTTCAAATTGATCCGCAATGTGGTGCATGATTTTACCGTCATTTAAGGCTTCACCACATTTTTCACAGTAGGCGATCGTAATCGGCACGCCCCAGCTGCGTTGGCGGCTGATACACCAGTCGGGACGAGCTTCGATCATATTGAAAATACGGTTGCGCCCCCAAGTGGGAATCCACTCGACCTTTTCGATTTCCTGTAACGCCTTTTGACGTAAATTGTTCTCCTCCATACTGATGAACCATTGCTCAGTTGCGCGGAAGATAATAGGTTTTTTACAGCGCCAGCAATGGGGATAGCTATGGCTGACCTGACTTTCGTGGAGTAGCGCCCCGACTTCAGACAACTTTTCATTCACTGCTGCGTTGGCGTCCTTGAGCTTCATTCCGCCGAACAGTTCAAGGTCCTGCCGGTAACGGCCATAATCATCTACGGGATTATAGATCTCCAAACCATACTTGAGGCCGACCAAATAGTCATCCTGACCATGACCGGGAGCCGTATGAACGCAGCCGGTTCCGGCTTCCAGAGTGACATGGTCGCCGAGCATCAAAAGGGAATGACGGTCGTAGAAGGGGTGTTTGCAATTTTTATTTTCAAACAGACCGGCTGCGAAAGTTGCTGTGATTGAATAATCTTCAATTCCAAGGGTCTGCATCACCCCTTCATACAGGCCTTCGGCCAAGACCAGATATTCACCATTGACGTCAACTGCGACATAGGTCAGCTCGGGATTCAGACAGATCCCCAGGTTTGCAGGGATTGTCCATGGCGTTGTGGTCCAGATGACGAAACTGAGGGGTTGTCCACTCAGCTCTGATAGTTCCGCCGGTAATGTATCGGTATAAGGAAATTTCACATAAATTGATGGTGAGGTGTGATTGTCATATTCGACTTCAGCTTCTGCCAGAGCAGTGACACAAGAAGAACACCAGTGGATGGGTTTTTTCCCTTTGTACAAAGAGCCCCGTTCCACCAGCCGAGCCAATTCCCGTGCGGTAGTTGCCTCATAATCGGGAGTCATGGTCAGATAGGGATCTTGCCAGTTTCCGAAAATGCCCAGACGCTGGAACTCTTCACTCTGGGTTTGCACCCAGACTTTGGCATAATCACGGCATTGACGTCGAAAATCAGCCTTGCTCATTTCCCGCTTTTTCTTGCCGAGTTTCTTATCAACCATCAGCTCAATTGGCAAACCATGGCAGTCCCATCCTGGAACATATGGGGTGAAGAATCCCTGCATCCGCCTGCTTTTAACGATAATATCTTTAAGAATTTTATTCAGGGCATGCCCCATGTGAAGATGGCCGTTGGCATAGGGAGGACCATCGTGGAGGATGAAGCTTTCCTGATCTTGATTCTTCGCTTCGAGCTGATCATTGAGATTGATCTGTTGCCAATGTTTGAGCATTTCCGGTTCCCGGTTGGGTAGGTTGGCTCGCATTGGAAAATCGGTTTTCGGCAGGTTTAAGGTATCTTTGTAGTCCATGCTCATATCTCTCCGCAGGGATTATGAAAAAAAGGTTGTCTTCGGATAAAATCAAACTCGCAAGCTAGCAAATAGAAGATTTAAGTTCAAGAGGAAAGGGTTTGATCTTGCGGGTTTTTTACCGTTAAGTGAGAGTAAACAGGTTGATATCAGGGTGGAATGAATTTAATCCTTATCGAAGTATTCTTTGACCTGTCCCGTTAGCTTGACCCAGAGTAATCCCAATCGTTCATGAGCCCAGTATTCACTGTGTTCCAGCGTCTTCCCCGTGGGAAAGGTCCACCAGCTTTTAAACGGTTTGCTGAGATGCTCCGTCGGTGCAGGGATCGGATCAAGTCCGGCGCGGTGAAACAGATCAAGGGCGCGTGGCATATGAACGGCGGTTGTGACGACAACAAGGGACGCTTCCGGAACGTTCTCGGCAATAACTTCTGCCTCTTCCATGGTATCTCTGGGACCGTTGAAAATCAAAATATCTGTCGCCGGAACCCCTAAAGCGATGGCCAGTTCCCGGAGTTTTTCCGGATAGGAAACAGGATCTTTCCCGATCCCTTTAAAACCGGTAAAAATCAATTGGCTTCCAGGATTAAGGCGATAAATGCGAATCCCTTCTGCAAGGCGGACAATGGCAGTGGAGCTGAGCTCACTGGTGACGGGCTGATCTGCAACGGACTGGTGCCAGTGCCCGAGGACGGCAATATAGTCAACCGGCGTCTGGTCTTTTTGATAGCTGGGAATCCGGGTTTCAAAGGGGGCAATGTATTGATTGCTCAGGGGAGCATAGCTGGCGACAAATAACAGCGCCGTTGCAAGCAAAACAACGATAATGCCGAGCCAACGGGTTTTACGGCGCAGAAGCAATAACAGCGCCCAGAGCAGCAGGAGCAAAGTTACCGGAACCGGCATCAGGAGGTTGCCGAGAAATTTTTTCAATAGAAACAGGTAGTGATCCATCGATAGCCACTCCAGTCTTAATGAACAACAGAATCAGACGGAACATTAACGCAGTTACTGCAATTAATCAATTCGGTTGTTTTTCCGGACAGATATCAGCACAGGGACAATTTTGGCAGAGCGGTTTTTTGCGACAGAAATCTTTACAGTGAATGACGATCAAAGCGTGGTACTCATTGTACAATTGAATATCGTCCGGCAGTTGAGACATAAAAAAATCCCTGACAAAACCATATTTTTCTTTTCCGGAAAGAATTCCCAGTCGACCAAACAAGCGATAGGTATAGGCATCAACAACAAAAGAAAGGTGTTGTCCGGCATAAAGCAAAATTGAATCAGCAGTCTCCGGACCGATCCCCTTTAAACGCAATAATTCATCCCGGACCCGGTTCAATTCCTGATCAAATAAATGGTCAAGATTTCCCTGATGGTGTTTTTGCAGGTAGCGACAAAACAGCTGCAGCCGTTCAGCTTTCTGACGGAAGAACCCGGAAGGACGAATCAGCTGCTCCAAAGCTTCCTGATCCAACTTCAGGATAGCATCATTTGTCAGGGCATTGACCCGCCGCAGGTTGACGATCGCTTTTTCAACATTGTTCCAATTGGTATTCTGGGTCAGGATCGCTCCGATAATGACTTCAAAGGGGGTGTCGGCCGGCCACCAGTTGCGGTTGCCATAGTGTGCCAGGAGCCTTTGGTAGATATCGAGAAGATTGCTCATGTTGAACCTTTCGGATTTAATTTAATTGGTGTGTAAAATTATTTAACCAAACAGTTCCGTTAACCGCTGTGCCCGGTAGGTAAAGATGGTTTCAAGCATGTTTTTGACCCAGAATTGATGAACCATCTGTCCTAGAAGGCCGAAGGGTAGTTTGTAACTGACCCGGTCAGTCATCCGTGTCTGCTTCTGGTCAACAGCCTCAATGTGATGCTCATGGTACCAGAGTCGATAGGGGCCAATTCTCTGCTCATCGACAAAATATACTCCTTCACGGATATGCTTGATTTCAGTTAACCAGCGCCAGTTGCCGAAAAGGGGAATACTGATGCGGTACTCAATGATCAGACCGTTGTACATTTTCTCCGGCAATTCACTGACGATCTGGAAATTAAGCTCAGGAGGGGTTAATTCGTTGAGGTTCGCAGGTGTCGCCATGAACTTCCAGATGTTTTCAACTGGCTGATTAAGAAGGATTTCCCGTTCAAGAAAATGCATAACAGCTCCTGAGATGAGAGAAAAAGACATTTTGGGTGTTAATTATTTCATGTTCCTATTAAAATTCAAAGCAACAGCGCGTTTTCCAGCTATATGCTGCGGGAAAGAGCGACTCCTTCACGACTGAGAGAGACATCATGTCCA
This window encodes:
- a CDS encoding SRPBCC family protein; this encodes MHFLEREILLNQPVENIWKFMATPANLNELTPPELNFQIVSELPEKMYNGLIIEYRISIPLFGNWRWLTEIKHIREGVYFVDEQRIGPYRLWYHEHHIEAVDQKQTRMTDRVSYKLPFGLLGQMVHQFWVKNMLETIFTYRAQRLTELFG
- a CDS encoding ElyC/SanA/YdcF family protein, translating into MDHYLFLLKKFLGNLLMPVPVTLLLLLWALLLLLRRKTRWLGIIVVLLATALLFVASYAPLSNQYIAPFETRIPSYQKDQTPVDYIAVLGHWHQSVADQPVTSELSSTAIVRLAEGIRIYRLNPGSQLIFTGFKGIGKDPVSYPEKLRELAIALGVPATDILIFNGPRDTMEEAEVIAENVPEASLVVVTTAVHMPRALDLFHRAGLDPIPAPTEHLSKPFKSWWTFPTGKTLEHSEYWAHERLGLLWVKLTGQVKEYFDKD
- a CDS encoding 16S rRNA (uracil(1498)-N(3))-methyltransferase, which gives rise to MNLILLHKDDFISQTRVRLSGRRLQHIVNIQRAAIGDKLRVGEINGLSGTGEISSLNTEWLDMDVQLNQEPPEPLAITLLLALPRPKMLKRILQSVTSLGVKQIYLFNTYRVDKSFWSSPLLQPKNLKEQLLLGLEQARDTILPDVHLCPRFKPFVEDELPGISKGTVAYVAHPGAESPCPGTLVQKSTLAIGPEGGFIPYELEKLQHCNFLPISLGKRILRVETAVPVLFSRFTQNQEKY
- the ileS gene encoding isoleucine--tRNA ligase, whose amino-acid sequence is MDYKDTLNLPKTDFPMRANLPNREPEMLKHWQQINLNDQLEAKNQDQESFILHDGPPYANGHLHMGHALNKILKDIIVKSRRMQGFFTPYVPGWDCHGLPIELMVDKKLGKKKREMSKADFRRQCRDYAKVWVQTQSEEFQRLGIFGNWQDPYLTMTPDYEATTARELARLVERGSLYKGKKPIHWCSSCVTALAEAEVEYDNHTSPSIYVKFPYTDTLPAELSELSGQPLSFVIWTTTPWTIPANLGICLNPELTYVAVDVNGEYLVLAEGLYEGVMQTLGIEDYSITATFAAGLFENKNCKHPFYDRHSLLMLGDHVTLEAGTGCVHTAPGHGQDDYLVGLKYGLEIYNPVDDYGRYRQDLELFGGMKLKDANAAVNEKLSEVGALLHESQVSHSYPHCWRCKKPIIFRATEQWFISMEENNLRQKALQEIEKVEWIPTWGRNRIFNMIEARPDWCISRQRSWGVPITIAYCEKCGEALNDGKIMHHIADQFEATGSDVWFEKEASELLPPGTVCPACGHDKFTKESDILDVWFDSGVSHAAVCEHRDYLHSPVDLYLEGSDQHRGWFHSSLLESVGTRDRAPYKAVLTHGFVLDKDGRPMSKSMGNVIAPEEIIKKYGAEILRLWVAATDYRDDIRLSQETLQRLSDAYRRIRNTARYLLGNLNGFAPETDTVADKDLLEMDRWAMSRLHRLLQKVAGAYDKYEFHVIYHAVHNFCSIDLSAFYLDILKDRIYTSPKQSIAYRSARSTMFQIVDALTRILAPVLTFTAEEIWLDLPGQREASVHLAEFPQANSNYLNEQLEERYEQLNKVRIEVSRQLEKARADKQLGQSLEAKILLDAPESYQQLLTDYLESLPTYFIVSQVELSQNLSAAVDAENIPGLKLQVLPADGEKCDRCWNYATTIGQNSEHPTICARCADALDAG
- a CDS encoding endonuclease III domain-containing protein — encoded protein: MSNLLDIYQRLLAHYGNRNWWPADTPFEVIIGAILTQNTNWNNVEKAIVNLRRVNALTNDAILKLDQEALEQLIRPSGFFRQKAERLQLFCRYLQKHHQGNLDHLFDQELNRVRDELLRLKGIGPETADSILLYAGQHLSFVVDAYTYRLFGRLGILSGKEKYGFVRDFFMSQLPDDIQLYNEYHALIVIHCKDFCRKKPLCQNCPCADICPEKQPN
- the lspA gene encoding signal peptidase II, with translation MHRYRIFALVASCSLLLDQLSKIYIDHNFELSQSKRIISNFFHLTYVRNPGAAFGILSDSSIRLPFFITISVLAALGILWFIRRIPSEKHWQHLALGLIFSGALGNLIDRIRLGEVIDFLDVHWYNYHWPAFNVADSAICVGVTILFFCSWHEEKLKKRKTSKV
- a CDS encoding Pycsar system effector family protein gives rise to the protein MTNIPIPEEPLIPRLLASNALRANLNKHMDLNKMADAKSSMIMTVSSLVITITLTQYDKLELITILLLASSGILAVIFSMLAIIPPFHVTDHTNLFYFRSFSDLSESEFKNQFLETITDREKLYDAYFHEIYYLGKYRLTRKYKLIRNGLWSLLIGLLSATASVIILRFPL
- a CDS encoding YigZ family protein codes for the protein MTPKNRYPIPAERFRCEIEVKHSRFITTIAATDTPEAALSFISAIKQEFPDATHNCWAYLIGPPGSTDRIGLSDDGEPHGVAGKPMLTTIQHSGLGDITAVVTRYFGGTKLGKGGMVKAYTLAVKTALEQLKVTEKIDWVELSLHFDYQYLGHIERLLPNFEVVLKEKQFAEKINLLLMLPEENYSDLYTQLTDLTSGQIELIKKE
- the ilvA gene encoding threonine ammonia-lyase, whose amino-acid sequence is MLTCQMIDEAAVVLRGVVRPTEIIHSPFYSKMLGAPLYFKCENHQHTGSFKIRGAYHFLSKRPAEQLANGVVTASVGNHGKGVASAASLLNCSCRVIMPEGVPLSKELAPLQYGAAVELYGQTHEEADSYARQLAAKDNLLYIPAFDHELIMAGQGTIGLEILQELPTIESLLVPIGGGGLISGIATAIKAVKPGVRIIGVEAAGVASASLARRNGHPKTISTRTHSFAEEVAVKRVGELTFTIMEHYVDDVITVDEESIARAIVSLMEKGNLFVEGAGAVGLAALIYGFRSVRKESTLCLLSGGNLDIHNMARVVEKGMLAEGRYLRLRLEMADIPGALAHLTHILSELQANIFQVNHDRHKSSLPLGEAEVLLDLETRGAEHIQEILMRLEDERYRPEVIY
- a CDS encoding CGGC domain-containing protein, which encodes MKKIKIGIIICDRYRRCAGGKCFRSVRNREGAFSRYKDMDVDVVGYTSCDGCPGGNIEYAVEEMKANGAEAVHLATGLIVGYPPCPHITYFHDFIKTRYGLEVVYGTHPIPQKYLDIHSQLETWNDPRWEEILRPTLVDEQMRSAYD
- a CDS encoding DUF309 domain-containing protein encodes the protein MESHFIEPDITRYTDRPLPAYRHLPFTNAHPFLDKDGHSYGEKLSPAESFSTDNWQDCDDYLYSIDLFNYGFWWEAHERLKYLCLGAGRESETGQFVQGLVQIAAALLKHFMQEETGAATLAESGSGNLKGVADIYLGINVATLITQLQNCLATQDGKYPQIRLIIS